Part of the Rhizobiales bacterium NRL2 genome is shown below.
CCTGCCCATGAACGAGATCCGTTCGATCCTGACCCGGCTGCCGGTCGAGACGCCGGTGCTGCTCTCGGGCACCATGATCGTGGCGCGCGACATCGTGCATGCCGAGCTGTCGAAGCGCGTGGCCCAGGGGGGCGAACTGCCCGACTACATCAAGAACCATCCGGTCTATTACGCCGGTCCGGCGAAGACCCCGGAAGGCCGCGCCTCCGGCGCCTTCGGTCCGACCACGGCCGCGCGCATGGACCCCTATGTGGCCGAGTTCCAGGCGCTGGGGGGCTCCATGGTCTCCATCGCCAAGGGCAACCGCTCCAAGCAGGTGGTGAATTCCTGCAAGCAGCATGGCGGCTTCTATCTCGGCTCCATCGGCGGCGCCGCCGCGCGTGTCGGCCAGGACGAGATCACCAATGTCGAGGTGCTCGATTTCGAGGAACTGGGCATGGAAGCGGTCTGGAAGATCGACGTGCAGAACTTCCCGGCCTTCGTGGTGATCGACGACAAGGGCAACGATTTCTTCGACTTCAACCGCAAGCGCGAGTCCGACGCCTGAGTCGCGAACCGGCCGCCTGAGCCGGGGCGTCGAGCAGTCCGTGCCGTTCAGTCACGGCCATCATTTCGGCGGGCTGGTCTGGCTTGCCGTGCTCTTCGGCCTGACGCTGCTGGACTACGCCTTCCGCACGCCCTCCGGCATTTCGTGAGGCCGGCCCGGACGATCCGCCGCATGGGGTCCCGCGCCGCAGCCCTCAAATGGCATGTCATGCCGCCGATCGTTGTGTGCAGGAGGCCGCATGACCCGTGACGTTCTGAAGCGCTACAGCCTGTTCATCGCCGGCCTTGTTCTTACCGCCCTGTTTGCAGTGCTGGGCTGGCTTGTCAGCCCGTGGTTCCTGACCGGGCTGATTGTCGCTGCGCCGCTCGCCGCGCTGGGCGTGCGCGACTGGCGGCAGACGCGCTGGACGCTGACGCGCAACTATCCCGTCGCGGCGCGTATCCGCTGGCTGGCGCTGCGCCTCCGGCCCTATCTCAGGGCCTACATCGTCGAAGGCGACCGGGAGGGAAAGCCCTTCGATCTGCGTGCACGGAACCTTGTTCACGCTCGTGCGCGGGGCTTCAATGACACCATTCCCTTCGGCACCGAACTGGACATGGCGTCGGGGGAATATGAATGGCTCGGCCATTCCATGGAACCGGCGAACGATCCGGACCCGGATCCCCGCATCCTGATCGGCGGCCCGCAGTGCGAGCGGACCTACGACGCCTCCGTCTTCAACCTCTCGGCGATGAGCTTCGGTTCCCTGTCGGGCAACGCCATCGAGGCGCTGAACCTGGGTGCGGCGAAGGGCGGCTTCTATCACGACACCGGGGAAGGCGGCATCAGCCCCTACCATCTGAAGTATGGCGGCGATCTCGTCTGGGAACTGGGCACCGGCTATTTCGGCTGCCATGACGGCGAAGGGAATTTCGATCCTGCGCTTTTCGCGGAGAAGGCGCGGAAGGACCAGGTGAAGATGGTCGAGATCAAGCTGAGCCAGGGCGCCAAGCCGGGCCATGGGGGCATGCTGCCGGGCGCAAAGGTGACCGAGGAGATCGCGAAGACCCGCGGTGTGCCGGTCGGTGAAACGGTGATCTCGCCGCGCAGTCACCCGGCCTTCTCGACCCCGGTGGAACTGCTGGAGTTCGCCGCCCGGCTGCGTGATCTCTCCGGCGGCAAGCCCGTTGGCGTCAAGCTCTGCGTCGGCCAGATTCATGAAGTCCTGGCGGTCATGAAGGCGATGCTGAAGACCGGCATCCTGCTGGATTTCATCGTCGTCGACGGTGGCGAGGGCGGTACCGGCGCCGCGCCGAAGGAGCTCTCCGACAGGGTCGGCATGCCGCTCACCGACGGGCTGGTGACCGTACGCAACGCACTGGTCGGCACGGGCCTGCGCGATCATGTGAGCCTCGCCGCCAGCGGCAAGGTCTTTTCCGGCGCGGGGCTGGCGCGCAACTTCGCCATCGGCGCGGACTGGTGCAATGCGGCCCGCGCCTTCATGTTCTCCATCGGCTGCATCCAGGCGCAACGCTGTCACCTCGATACATGTCCGACGGGCGTCACGACGCAGGACAAGGGCCGCCAGCGCGGCCTCGTCGTCGATGTTCAGGGTCCGCGCGCGGCACGGTTCCACGCCAAGACCGTGGAGGCGCTGACCGAGATTCTGGGCGCCGCCGGCCTGACCCATCCGCGCGAACTGAAGCCGCATCACCTGGTCCACCGCATCGGCGAGAGCGACGCCGCATCGATCGATCAGGTCCACGACTTCCTGGCGCTGAACGCGCTGATCGACGCGCCGGAGGAGACGATCTACGCGGACTGGTGGGAGGCTGCCTCGGCGGACAGCTTCAGGGCGCAGATCCCGCTGGATCCGGAGGGTTCCCGCGCGCCGATGAAGGCTGCCGCCGACTGACTGCTATTCCGCGGCCTCGGCCAGCAGCCAGTTGCGGAAGGCGCTGATCCGCGGCTGGTCGGACTTCTCCGGTGTGGTGACGAACCAGTACGACATGGTCAGTGGCTGCTCGGTCTCGAACAGCGGCACCAGCCGCCCGTCGGCGATGTCCTGGGCCGCGATGGAACGGCGCGCAAGAACGATGCCGACGCCATCGATCGCCGCCTGCAGGGCGTGGTCGGCGAAGGAGAAATGCGGGCCCCGGCGCCAGTCCACGATCTCGTCCACGCCCGCGGCGGTCAGCCAGGCCTGCCAGTCCGGCGTCATCGGGTCGAAGCGCAGCGAATCGTCGTGCACCAGCGGCAGACGCGCCAGGTCCGCCGGCGTTTTGATCGGGCCTTCCTGCTCCAGCAAAGCCGGGCTCGCCGCAGGCAGGATGGTATCGTCAAGGATCTTCCAGACCTTCTGGCCCGGATAGATGCCGCGGCCGAAGCGGATGGAACAGTCGATGTGATCGCGGCGGAAATCCGCCATCTCCACGCTCGCCGAGATTCTGACGTCGTAGTCGGGATAGGCGCGGTTGAAACGGTCGAGGCGCGGGATCAGCCACTTCACGGCGAAGGACGGCACCGTCGAGACGGCGATGACATTGGTATCGTCCGGCCCTTCGATCGCCGACAGCGCCTCTACCATCTGGTCGAAGGCGGCCGACAGGCCGGGCATCAGCCGCCGGCCCCGGTCCGTCAGCTCGACGGAGCGGTTCAGGCGCGCGAACAGCTCCACGCCCAGATGGTCTTCCAGGGTGCGGACCTGGTGACCGACGGCGGCAGGCGTCACCGCCAGCTCTTCCGCCGCGGCCTTGAAACTTTCGTGGCGGGCTGCGGCCTCGAAGGCGCGCAGCGCGTTGAGCGGCGGCAGGCGTCTCTTCATCGGTCCCTGATATACTATTGGTATGTCGAGCGTGGAGAATATGTCGTTTGCTGCGCTGCGGTAAAGCACCATTTCACCGTTCAACGGAGATCAGATCGATTTCCACCCGGGCAAAAAAGCCTTTGCCGAACGAAGGAGTTGAACGATGACTGTCCAGAGCTACGACATCCGCCATGGTGACGCCGGCTTCTTCGCCCGTCTGGGCGAGCGCGTCGCTGCCGTCGTCGAGCGCATCGGCGATTTCTATGCCGAGGAAGGCCGCCTCCGCCAGCTCATGGCGCTGGACGACCGCACCCTGAAGGACATCGGCCTGAGCCGTGCGGAGCTCACTTCCGTCGCCCGCCACCCGCTCGACAAGACGCGGGCCCGCTAGAGTGCTCACAATGCTTCGTGAAAACACACAATCCTGTCGCCCTTGGACTTGATCCAAGGGCTCAGCGGACTGAAGGACTGGGTCCTGGGGTCAAGCCCCAGGACTTCAAATAATTCAGTATCTTCGCGGATTGACCGAGTGCTTGACTACTCGGCGGCGACCGTCTCGCCGCCGAGCCAGCCGGCCAGGGCAGCCAGCGCCCGGTCGGAATAGGCCTTGCGCTTCCGCCGCTGCTTGTCGCGGCCCCGGAAACGCTCGCCGAGTTCGGGGAAGAGGCCGAAATTCACGTTCATCGGCTGGAAGGTCCGCGCGTCGGCGCCGCCGGTAATGTGGCTGTGCAGGGCTCCCATGGCCGTCTCCGCAGGCGGCGGGTCGATCAATTCGCCCCGGGCCTCGGCGGCGGCCAGCCGTCCGGCCAGCAGCCCGATCGCGGCGCTTTCCACATAGCCTTCGACGCCGGTGATCTGGCCGGCGAAGCGCAGGCGCGGTTCCGCCTTCAGGCGCAGTTGCGGGTCCAGCAGGCGCGGGCTGTTGATGAAGGTGTTGCGGTGCAGACCGCCGAAGCGCGCGAACTGTGCGTTCTCCAGCCCCGGGATCATCCGGAAGACCCGGCCCTGCTCGCCGTATTTCAGCTTCGTCTGGAAGCCGACGATGTTGTAGAGCGTACCCAGCGCGTTGTCCTGGCGGAGCTGGACGACGGCGTGGGGCGATTGCCCCGTGCGCGGGTCCGTCAGCCCGACCGGTTTCATCGGGCCGAAGCGCAGCGTCTCCCGCCCGCGTGCGGCCATGACCTCGATCGGCAGGCAGCCCTCGAAATAGGGCGTCGATTTCTCCCAGTCGCGGAATTCGGTCTTGTCGCCCTCCAGGATCGCATCGAGGAAGGCGTTGTACTGTTCCTCGTTCAGCGGGCAGTTGACGTAGTCGGCGGTGCCGCCGCCCGGTCCGGGCTTGTCGTAGCGCGACTGGAGCCAGGCGATGTCGAAGTCGATCGACTCCCGGGTCACGATGGGCGCGATGGCGTCGAAGAAGGCCAGCGCGTCCTCGTCGGTGAGCGACAGGATCGCCTCGCTGAGCGCCGGCGAGGTCAGCGGTCCCGTCGCGATGATGACGCTGCGCCATTCGGCCGGCGGCAGGCCCGGCACTTCGCCGCGCTCTATCGTCACCAGCGGTTCCGCCTCGATTGCCGCCTGTACCGCGCCGGAGAAACCGTCGCGGTCGACCGCCAGCGCGCCGCCGGCGGGCAGCTTGTGGCTGTCCGCGGCGGTCATGATCAGGGAATCCGCGCGCCGCATCTCCTCGTGCAGCAGGCCGACGGCGTTCTGTTCGGCATCGTCGGAGCGGAAGGAATTGGAGCACACCAGCTCGGCCAGGCCATCGGTCTGATGGGCGTCGGTGCGGCGCTCCGGGCGCATCTCGTGCAGCACGACGGGCCAGCCGGCGCGCGCGATCTGCCAGGCCGCCTCGGAGCCGGCCAGGCCCCCGCCGACAACGTGGATTGGGTCGCGATCTGTCATGCGCCCCGAAATAGTGCGAAGCGGCCCGCCGCACAAGCGAATGACAGCGCCGCCGCGCGCGCTATAACGCGGAGACGCATGAGGGGAGGGGCCGCATGGGCGCCGTCATCGAGATCGTCCTGCCGGTCTTCGCGCTGATCGCGATCGGCTACGCGCTGGGCCGTTCGCCGTTGCTGGCGGGAGAGGCCGGCATCAAGGCGCTGACCAATTTCGTCTTCTACGCGGCCATTCCGGCGCTGCTGTTCCGGCTGTTCGGCCGCGGCCTGCCCGAGCAGGGGATCGAATGGTCGATCGTGCTGGGCTATTTCGCCGCCGTGCTGACGCTGTTCGCGCTGACCATGGCCATGGGCCGCTTCGTCTTCGCCAACGACAAGCCGGAACTCGGTCTGGCGGGCATGTCGGCGGTCTTCTCGAACACCGTGCTGATGGGCATTCCGCTGATCTACACCGCCTTCGGCGAGGCGGGGATGCTGCCGCTGCTGATGATCGTCACCTTCCACCCGATGATCCTGATCCCGCTGGCGACGCTGCTGGTCGAGGCGCTGCGCGGCGAAGGCGAGGTAAATCCGGGCCGCATCCTGCTCAACGCGTTCCGCAGCCTGGCGGTCCATCCGGTCATCCTGGGCATGGTCGCCGGCATCGCCTTCGGCTTCACCGGCTGGACCCTGCCGTCGGTCCTCGACCGGCTGATCGACATGCTCTCCGCGGCGGCGACGCCGGCCGCGCTCTGCGCCCTCGGCGCATCGCTGACGCAGTTCTCCCTCGCCGGCGACCTGAAGGAGAGCCTGACCCTGGTGGCGCTGAAGCTGGCGGCGCTGCCGCTGCTGGTATGGTTCTTCACCGCCATCGTCTTCCAGAACGACCCGCTCTGGGTCGCCGTGGCGACGATCAACGCCGGCATGCCGGCGGGGGTGAACGTCTTCCTGCTGGCGCGATATTACGGCATCTACACCCAGCGTTCGGCCTCGGCGATCCTGCTCGGCACCGGTCTGTCGCTGTTCACGATCTCGGCACTGATGGCCATCTTCACCCGCTGAGGCGCGCCAGGGCGGCCTGGAAGTTCGCGATCTGCTTCTGGATTTGCGCCGGCGGCCGCTCCAGCAGGGCCTCGCGTCGACGCTTGGCCAGCGGGTCCTCGTTGCTTGCGGTCAGGCTGTCGAACGCCTTCTCGATCTGTTTCAGGGCGAAGCCCATATGGTCGCGTGCGTCCGCAGCTGCCTCGAAGTCCAGCAAGTTGACGAACTTGCCGAAGCCGAGGGCGAAGACGTCGTCGCGTTCCTTCATCTTCGGCCCGAAGATGTCGGTTTCCTTCAGGCCGAGGCCCGGCAGGGCGTCGAATCCCTCCGAACCGCCGCGCAGCGAGATCTTGGAGTCGCTCCGCGCATTGACCCTGAGATATTCGTGGTCGCCCTCGCGCTTGACCTCGACCAGGCCGTCGCGGCCGAGCACGCGGTTCATCTGAAAGGCGACCCAGCGGATCGAATCGTCGGCCTCGATATCGATACGGCGCAGCGGACCGTCGTCGACCGCCATGGAGAAGGACATGCCCGGCCTGACCGCGCTGGTCGAGGTCACGGTCAGCGAACCGATATCGCCGATATTGCCGTGCCCGAGGCCGAGGCGGGTCAGGGCGGAATCGCCTTTCTCGTCGATCACGATGGCGTTGGAATCCACGCGGCCGTTGATGCCGGAGTAGGTCTTCGTGGTCTGCGGCGCGCCATTGGCGTCCATGCGGCTGATGAAGCCGTCGCGGCTGCCGACCAGGTTGTTGCCGTCCAGATCGCCTTCCGTCTCGCCGGTGACGTAGATCTCGCCGGTGGATGCAATGGCGAGACCGCGGATACGGTCGGCCTCGGCAGTGCCCAGATAGGCGCCGAAATCCATGCTCCCGCTGGCTTCGTCGAGCCGGGCCACGAAGCCGTCGGCGCCGCCCGAATGGGTCAGGCGGCCGTCGGTCCCCGCACCGGTGAAAGTGCTGTCCGTGGTGTCGCCGGCGACGAAGATCTTGCCGGCCCCGTCGACTTCGATGGCGGAGATGCGGGTGGTCTCGCCGGCTCCGCCGACAGTGATGGTTCGCGTCGGCCCGGCGGCGAGGTCATTGACGTCATAGACGTTGACGACGCCCTGGCCGTCGTCGTTGACCG
Proteins encoded:
- a CDS encoding glutamate synthase; this translates as MSCRRSLCAGGRMTRDVLKRYSLFIAGLVLTALFAVLGWLVSPWFLTGLIVAAPLAALGVRDWRQTRWTLTRNYPVAARIRWLALRLRPYLRAYIVEGDREGKPFDLRARNLVHARARGFNDTIPFGTELDMASGEYEWLGHSMEPANDPDPDPRILIGGPQCERTYDASVFNLSAMSFGSLSGNAIEALNLGAAKGGFYHDTGEGGISPYHLKYGGDLVWELGTGYFGCHDGEGNFDPALFAEKARKDQVKMVEIKLSQGAKPGHGGMLPGAKVTEEIAKTRGVPVGETVISPRSHPAFSTPVELLEFAARLRDLSGGKPVGVKLCVGQIHEVLAVMKAMLKTGILLDFIVVDGGEGGTGAAPKELSDRVGMPLTDGLVTVRNALVGTGLRDHVSLAASGKVFSGAGLARNFAIGADWCNAARAFMFSIGCIQAQRCHLDTCPTGVTTQDKGRQRGLVVDVQGPRAARFHAKTVEALTEILGAAGLTHPRELKPHHLVHRIGESDAASIDQVHDFLALNALIDAPEETIYADWWEAASADSFRAQIPLDPEGSRAPMKAAAD
- a CDS encoding methylenetetrahydrofolate--tRNA-(uracil(54)-C(5))-methyltransferase (FADH(2)-oxidizing) TrmFO is translated as MTDRDPIHVVGGGLAGSEAAWQIARAGWPVVLHEMRPERRTDAHQTDGLAELVCSNSFRSDDAEQNAVGLLHEEMRRADSLIMTAADSHKLPAGGALAVDRDGFSGAVQAAIEAEPLVTIERGEVPGLPPAEWRSVIIATGPLTSPALSEAILSLTDEDALAFFDAIAPIVTRESIDFDIAWLQSRYDKPGPGGGTADYVNCPLNEEQYNAFLDAILEGDKTEFRDWEKSTPYFEGCLPIEVMAARGRETLRFGPMKPVGLTDPRTGQSPHAVVQLRQDNALGTLYNIVGFQTKLKYGEQGRVFRMIPGLENAQFARFGGLHRNTFINSPRLLDPQLRLKAEPRLRFAGQITGVEGYVESAAIGLLAGRLAAAEARGELIDPPPAETAMGALHSHITGGADARTFQPMNVNFGLFPELGERFRGRDKQRRKRKAYSDRALAALAGWLGGETVAAE